One bacterium genomic window, TCTACTGGATAGTAAAAATAAAGCTACCCGTTGAGGTAAATTTTTGAATACGGTGATTATAGGTATCTACGATATAAAGATTTCCTGCAGAGTTCCTGGCGATACCAGTTGGTTGATTGAACTCACCATCCGCAGAACCAAACTTACCAAATTTAAGGATAAAACTTCCAAAAGGGCTAAACTTTTGTATTCGATGATTATCGGTATCAAGCACAAAAATATCATCAGAGGCATCCGAACAAATCCCTTGTGGTTGATTAAAATCTCCATCTTCACTACTTCCAAATTTACCCCATTTATGAAGATATAAACCCGTGGGGCTAAATTTTTGAATTCGATTATTGCCCATATCAACCACATAAATATTACTTAAGGAATCTACACCTACTCCTGAGGGATGTCTAAACTGTCCCTCCCCGGTTCCAGCACTACCTATTTGAATGGTAAAATTTCCACTTGAGGTAAATTTTTGTATCCGATGATTATAGGTATCGACAACATAGACATTATCATTCTTATCAACATAGATACTATAAGGTCGGTCAAACTCTCCCTCTTCAAATCCAGGTTGACCAAAAGTTAGCAGGAAATTTCCATCTCTATCAAACTTTTGTATCCGGTAGTTATTAGTATCCGCCACATAAATATTACCAACCGAATCTACTCCTACGCCGTAAGGGAATTTAAACTTACCTGTTTCTGTGCCCATACTGCCCAGTTTCATAATAATATCACCATTTTTATTAAATTTACAGATTCGATGATTATTGGTATCCGCAATATAGATATTATCTTCTTTATCTATCGCAATCCCGTGTGGAAACTGGAGGTTATGGCGCCGATAAGTCCATTGAAATAAAGTATCATCACGGTATTCTTCACTTACATTAACAGTCACCTGCGGGGAAGAAGCACAACCAGCGACTATTAAATT contains:
- a CDS encoding 6-bladed beta-propeller, translating into MRQILFLLIINLIVAGCASSPQVTVNVSEEYRDDTLFQWTYRRHNLQFPHGIAIDKEDNIYIADTNNHRICKFNKNGDIIMKLGSMGTETGKFKFPYGVGVDSVGNIYVADTNNYRIQKFDRDGNFLLTFGQPGFEEGEFDRPYSIYVDKNDNVYVVDTYNHRIQKFTSSGNFTIQIGSAGTGEGQFRHPSGVGVDSLSNIYVVDMGNNRIQKFSPTGLYLHKWGKFGSSEDGDFNQPQGICSDASDDIFVLDTDNHRIQKFSPFGSFILKFGKFGSADGEFNQPTGIARNSAGNLYIVDTYNHRIQKFTSTGSFIFTIQ